The window TTGAGCCCCAGCCAACTTTCCAACTTCAGTGAAGGGAAAGTTGCCTGAATCAAATGGTGAACTTTTCTCTGCCTCGTCAATTAAAATCAGACCCTTTGCTTTGGCATCTTGCACAACCAATTTCTTGATTTCTCTTGATATTGTCCAGTCATCATTCATACAAACAATTATTTTCCCAGTAACTCTTTTAGCATCCAATGACCCTGGCATACAATTCCTGCTTGCATTTTTGCAGAAAGGAACATACAAAATTTAAGAGCAAGAAGCACTTATCAAATGGAAAACAAATATTTTAAGAAGCTAACTCTTGTCCTCGTAGTTTTGACCTTCAAGTATATATAAATGTGTCATTTAAATTGGAACAAAGGGGCTACTAGAGATTCTAAATAAGATAAAATTATGCAACTGATTGAATGCGTATGATCAATTATTTGCTTATTTCATGAAAGAAAGCGAgagcaaaaaataataataaaaagaaaaatacatagcTAGAAAATTACCTGGCTTGAGAAGTTAACGAGGGGTGGAAAGGAATGTTTTCACCGAAAGCAAGGGGATAAGTTCTGGAGCGAGAGCGACCAGTAGGATTGTAACTTATTCCTGATCCCTATTTGAATAACCAAAGATGTTATATAATAAAAACTATAAGAGTGTGACATTAAGGTTTGGATGTTAAAAAGTATTTAAATATAGAGAGGTATTATTCGTATTAAAACATATAAAAAGAAGAGTCACACATAGAATGAGACACTTGGATTAGACCACCGAGGTGTGGCGGGATTTGAGTTGTGGGAATGGAGATAACTCCTAATAGAAAGTGTTTTTCCCTTCAGCTCCAGTTCAACCTTAGCAGTAAAATCCATCTCCTCCAGCTTCATTGTCACCAGATCAAAGTTCTGTTCAAGTATACTGAGATGTCAGAGAATTATTGTAAAATCATAAAGAGATTTTTCCTCAGTTTTAAATATGTTTAATGGTTATCCTCCCGAAAAGCACTGTTTCATGAGGCAAGCAATTCTGTGGGGAAAAGCCAGGGAGAAAATCATTTCTAGCAACAGTCGTCTTCACGGTTTCACTCAATACTCTCTTGTGTCTCTTATTTTTCACACAATACATCCACATAACTATTTAAAATTTACAACAAAGTCCATATACCCTGCCAAACCCAAACAATTTCTATGGGCTTCTTATAAAACACAAGTGAATCCTAGAATCGAGTGGAAAGATGACCGAGGTAATATAATATTAATCAAATATTGGAATTAACATATTTGAGTTTAGACTGTCATGATGTGTCTAAAACCTAAATACTTGACGATGCCAATATGCTGTAATGCAGACAACTGATATTAAAATAAGGACCATTTAAAGGTCAATAAAGTTTTCATGGTTCTCCACGCAGATTAAAAGACAAACCTGGAGAACTGTTGAATTAGTTATTATATCACAGCTGTCAATAACATCAACTATTGGAATTCTGGAAGCATCTTTAACAATCTCCTCGCCGATACAAGACATATTAAACCCATAAACGTTTTCCCAAAATGGAATGCTTGTACCACCTCTTCCAAATCCAGCAACAAACTAGAAAAGTTATGTGGGGAGAGAGGTTAGCTTCAACCTAGAAACGAATGATGAGTTAAACACATGCAAGAAAAGCTTTTGAGAGTTACCATGGTTGCCATGTCAGGAAGAACAGCACCTCCAGGCTTCAGAAATTGATCGCGAGCATACAGGACAGAGCTGAGCATTGACTCATAAAGAAGGCAATAACCCATCCATTCACTCACCAACACATCAACACTGTGTGGCTGAACTTTCTGAGTACTCTGTAGCTCTTCAACCATGCCCTGAACAACCTCCATTACACCATTGCTCGGATCAGAACCTTCATTCTCGCTTCCAGTCCGCAAAATGTTATTGTCTTTGGCAATCTAAAATTATAGTAAGAAGTTAGGAAAGTAATGGAATTTAGTAAATAATACTGGAGCTGCAAAATGTGAAGATAAAACTGTTAAATTTGGAAAGCAGCATAACAATTTAATAATGCAAGATTGTTGACCTGAGCTGCCACAGCTGCCATCTTTTCACTTGCTTCAACTGCAATCACCCTTGATGCACATGCCTGGGCTGCAAAGAGACTAAAAACGGCATGAATTAGTTCTTACTGAACGACTCCTTTTTAAATTTAGAAGTTGAGCTTTTTCCTTCAATAGTTAATTGTGAATGCAAAAACGAAGATTAACAGTATAAGTGACCTGTTATGCATGCTTTTAAAAAATTCTGATCGATTTGGGATCTTTGGTCCTGACCTCACTTGCAAATACTAAAATCAGTATTTGTAAGATGAAGTTTGGCCACCAGTATTCACATATCTTTGGTCATGACCTACTTGAAGCTGAGGATGGTTCGCTCACTACAAAAACATATGGGAGCATAGAATAGAATAGGACAACTAAGAGATCATCTGGTGGGCGAGTCTACATACTACCTCATACAAGTGTCTTTTCCTCTATTCCCTGTCCCTGCATAGGGATTTTAAGTGTTTTCTTCCTTGGTTTGCTCATTGCTCTTCCTGCTAGTGGCTCATCTAAAAGGCTGAAAGAAATAGATACATGTACTACTATTTCATGTGGATTTGAATAAAGACCTGACGTGTTTGTCAAGTGCTTCCTCAAATTGTTGGATATTGTTGCtgtttgagaagaaaaagaaacttccATCATCAGCAAAATTTGAAGTAGAAAATTAATGCTTAGATAAAGGAAATGAAACAACATTTTTccagcaaaagaaaataatgaagcAGTTAGgttgaccaggaggtcacgggtttaAGCCGTGgtaacaacctcttgcagaagtGCAAGATAAGGCTATATATATACATTAGACCCAATGTAATCTGGCTCTTCCCCGAACCTCACGTTTAGCGAGAGCTTATAGTGCACTGGGTTGTCCTTTTTTTTCATCGATTTgtaaatgatattaaatatttaatagcCAAAAGATGTGATATACCTGTTGTCATGATTGCAGATTTGATCATTGAGAAGCTCCATGTAGGGTGGATAGACTTAATGAAGGCCATGGCTCCAGTAACATGTGGACAAGCCATAGATGTTCCAGATGTGATGCCAAATAAGGATGATGATTTTTTTTCAGGTAAAAGATTACTACTCACTTCATCAACAATTGGAATCATTGCCGATAATATGCCAACACCAGGAGCACTTATATCAGGCTGCACACAAAATTTTAAAGGTcatattattgtgtagtaaacTCATAGTTTATtgctcctttcttttcaaattgaTAGTATATAATTGTTTTTGTATAAGTCGATAAGCAATTTATAAATTACTTCCACCACCTTGTAGTAAAATCTTCATAGTTTGAGTTGAACAtaattaagaatatatatatataatagctTTGGAAATTAATATACAGTCAAAAACCTCTCTATAGTTTAGTATAAGTCGATAAATAATTTACCTCCACCAGCCTGTAGTAAAATCTATAGTTTAAGTTGAACATAATtaagaatatatacatatacaGTCAGaactctctataacaacatccctatataataacacttcactataaaagccaagctttACCGGAACCAATTTTCattttatgttataatatatgttctctataacaaaacttcgctataacatccaaatatattcggaacaaacgaggctgttatagagaAGTTTGACTGTAATAGCTTTGAAATTAatgtacagtcaaacctctctataacaacatcgtttgttccgatattttttttgttgttataaagaacaaatattataacataacataatcaTCGGTTCCGAGGAAATCTCGGCTTTTATAATGAATAGCTattatatagggatgttgttataGAAACGTCTAGAAGAGTGTTTAGAACCTTAAGAATATTTTCGGTTAGTGTTGCGGGTCCGCGTGAAGAAAAATCTGCGACTACTGGAGCTGGCTTAAACCTTCGAATCTCATTTGCCGGAAATATAGTTGCCAATGGGTTCCTGTAATCATAAATCATTCAACAGTTTGATGTAAACACTGAGTGCAAATGAATTTTTATCATAATATTttgtaataatgataaaagcatgATAATCTTTTGTAAAGAAATAATAGTAAGTcatatttgaaagagaaaagcGGTATAAATTCTTACTGGGAGGAATTAATATATTGAAGAATTTGAGCCCCAGCCAACTTTCCAACTTCAGTGAAGGGAAAGTTGCCTGAATCAAATGGTGAACTTTTCTCTGCCTCGTCAATTAAAATCAGACCCTTTGCTTTGGCATCTTGCACAACCAATTTCTTGATTTCTCTTGATATTGTCCAGTCATCATTCATACAAACAATTATTTTCCCAGTAACTCTTTTAGCATCCAATGACCCTGGCATACAATTCCTGCTTGCATTTTTGCAGAAAGGAACATACAAAATTTAAGAGCAAGAAGCACTTATCAAATGGAAAACAAATATTTTAAGAAGCTAACTCTTGTCCTCGTAGTTTTGACCTTCAAGTATATATAAATGTGTCATTTAAATTGGAACAAAGGGGCTACTAGAGATTCTAAATAAGATAAAATTATGCAACTGATTGAATGCGTATGATCAATTATTTGCTTATTTCATGAAAGAAAGCGAgagcaaaaaataataataaaaagaaaaatacatagcTAGAAAATTACCTGGCTTGAGAAGTTAACGAGGGGTGGAAAGGAATGTTTTCACCGAAAGCAAGGGGATAAGTTCTGGAGCGAGAGCGACCAGTAGGATTGTAACTTATTCCTGATCCCTATTTGAATAACCAAAGATGTTATATAATAAAAACTATAAGAGTGTGACATTAAGGTTTGGATGTTAAAAAGTATTTAAATATAGAGAGGTATTATTCGTATTAAAACATATAAAAAGAAGAGTCACACATAGAATGAGACACTTGGATTAGACCACCGAGGTGTGGCGGGATTTGAGTTGTGGGAATGGAGATAACTCCTAATAGAAAGTGTTTTTCCATTTAATTTGCTTTAGGATTAGTCGGATCAACGGATCCTGAATACTGAATGAGTAAACCAACACATTAAGGAAAAAAACATATCGAGTAATAATCACCAAGGGATGTGGTGGGATGGATGAGATTTTTCCACCCTTAACCAGAACTCTCGGATTCGAGTCTTTGGAATAAAGAAACTCCTACTAGGAAACATTTCCCACTTAAATTTTTCCTATGTAGTGCGAATCCAGATATTAAATGCGTCTCAAACACCAAAAAGtttaagtgaaaaaaaaaaagcagaTGGAGTAATAAGGATGTTTACCTTCAAAGAGACATTGTTTCCCAGGACAATGGTGGACTGAAATTTTCTATCAATAGTagaagcagcaacagtgaaaATCCAGGGAGCAGAGTTGGTAACAGTATAAGGATCAGGTCCCTCATTCCCACCAGAACAAACAACCATAACTCCTTTTTCAGCAGCATGAAGAGCCCCAATGGCAATAGGATCATCTTTAAAGTCAGTTTGAAACACAAAACTTCTCCCAATGGAAATGGAAATTATGTCAACTCCATCTTTAATTGCGTCATCAATAGCTTTGAGTATTGCAGAACCTTGACAATTTCCTTCTGAACATGCCTTGTACGTTGCTATCCTAGCAGAAGGTAACCCTCCCCTAGCTGTGCCATTTGCTAGGCCATAGTAATTGGCATTAGGGACAATTGCACCTGCTGCTATGGAAGCTGTGTTTGTTCCATGACCTACTTTATCCCTTGGAGTTCCATTTGGTTTTGATGGTTTAGTGGTAATGTTAGGTATTTTGGTGAAGCTGGATTCTTGATCTTCAATTTTGTAAAACCTTGCTCCTATCAACTTCCTACAATATATAGATTTTGAGATAGACTTTAATTTTCAGGAGAATATGTGACGTTATAGGTCAGGTTTGATGATTTGCCAATATTATTTAGGACGCATCATATTTTCAAATGCTGAGATATTTGGATTTGATTCAAATGAGAATTATGACTGATGAGATTACTGATACTTTTTTTCGAGTAAGTCATAATGTTGAGATTGGTGAAAAGTAAAAATGGCATTTTATTCCAAGTCAAGATTGTCTATATAAACTCTTGGCAATGTGTTGAACATTAAGTAGGCATTTCGAAATAAAAGTtgttaatttttaagaaaaagtagtatttggagttaagttgagAAATGGTATTTggaatttaaaattatgtttggacatgcgtttcacttgaaaaaatactACAGTTTTGTGAGTGAGGAAAAAAATTCCATAAATTTAAAAAGAACTCATTTTCAAAAAATCTCTAAGAACTTACAAAATTTCATAGACAAACGCTTTTTagaaaagaaaacccaaaagaAAAGGGGGAAAAAAATCGACAAAGGGGTCGAGAGTaaccaaaatgaaaaataaaagaggagaaaGAAAAGTGATGACCTATTGCAGTTTGACTTATCGAAGTCAAATCCTTCCATGCAGACTCCTTTCCATCTTGATGGTACTTTTCCAATATGTTGGTCATCAAAACTAGGGGACTCGGGCCATATGCCTAAAAATAAAGAGTAATTAAGACAATTTacataaaagcaaaaaaaaatgaagcgggggggtttgggggggggggggaagaaaCTATAAACAATCCAAGTTTTACTCCCtccattaaataaataaatccaacAATTTTGCTTaatgaataaataaatcaaagtggctttttttaatacaaaaaaggtaaaaaataaaaataaaaataaaaagaaacatatttattttattagtaAAAAGGACCTGTGTCAATAACTCCAATTATAATGTCATAAGATGAACCATGGTTGTAGCGATAGCTAGAGGATCTTGAATAATAAGACGATCCAAGACCCAAAAAATTCCAGGAGCGTGTTGTGTGAAGTTGAAGTACGGGGTCCGGAAAAACTGATACAACCTCCTCATGACCTGCTTTTCCAATTAAATAAAGTTAATACACTATCTTAATTTGTGAAATAAACGAATGATCGTGTGTGTCAAAAATAAACGACTATCttaatttaagataatttaacAAAGATTAAATCAACAACACTTTTAATTACTTTGGGAGTGAAATGTTTAAGGGAAGAGGAGGGTTAATATCTTGTGAGAGTCGAATAATGCACCAATGAGGCAATGATGCATGTTAATGGTTTTACAAATACTAAATTACCAATAAATTTCCGAAGTTAATATAATACTCTAGCGAAACAAAATCATAGCGAAAATAGTATGATTGTATAAGAAATcaattaaatataatatatatttgttAATATATTTTTTCCTACTTTGATGACAAATGGCGTAATGTTCATGTATATAGGTTTTAATTAAGTTTATTAAGTATGCTAAAATATTAGTTAATTAACTCCAAATTAAAAGCGATTTCTTATATCTTCTACTTAAACTACAAAATATGAATTCAGATCTTAGggaacatacaaattaaaaatttaaagaacaaaataaaacacctagaatattttttttcttctacttAAATACTTTTTACACtataagaaattaaaaagtaataagaaaagaataaagaaagaatcTTACCTGATAATAGGGTGGCTTCGTCCTCTGTAAGTAAGGCACAAAAGCCCCTATAAGCATGATGATAGGAATGCCTCACTGAGATTCTCTCACTTTCTTCACTGTTcgaaaaagtaaaagaaatattatttttagtttctcatatataaaagaaaataatttccaGCAAGGCATATATACCTTTATTATTGAGTGGAAGATACATGCGCAGAAACTCGTATAAATTTTTTCTTTGGGAGAAAATCTTATTTGTGaaacaaataagattatcattaATATTGAAATATTGATGAATCAGTTACAATCATCATCATCAACGAATTAAACGTATGGGATAATAACATCTTaaaatgtatctttttcctccttTGCTTTACCTTTTCTCATTTACAATTTTGATAGATTTTAACTCATGGTTGTCTCATTGCATGCATGGTCAAGCTTTTTTTATCTTACTAGTTTTTGGCTATGCGCGCTGCGCGCGTACCTTGATAAATGAATATAAAAAAAacctaaatatataaaataaaaaatattttttttttgtaaaattagttcttaaaaaagaaaaactatGGACATATTAACTTAGTTTAATTTGTTCTGAGCAGTTAATTGTCTTAACCTAGATCATATGCTATAATATATATTAAGTCGGAGTAGTCTTTTCTTTTGGAGATTTTGTAGTTGTGTATATTGAAATTTGTTTCCTCATCAATCCTTAAATATATTGCTCATGTATCGAAAGTCTATCTTATCATGATACCCTGTTTTTCTTCAAGTTTTAGTATTCGCTATGTAAATAATTATGCTTTAGTCATATCAAATTAGGTTTTTTCCCTCGCTTCAAGTTCACGTAAGTTTGAATTCATCTTTCATAGGAGTCACttcataatttttataatttgtgAAAATTAAGATATTTAAATAAACTATATAAGGTAAATTTAAACTCCTATGTGTTAGGACTCCGTATCTAGATCAATTAAGGAACGATTTAATaagcaaaattttagttgattttaaagtcctaaaattTAGGAAAGTTACTTAAATTACGATTTTATCCAGCAGAAAATATGTTTTGGAAGGGTAAAAAaaacgaacgatatttcgctaagcgtcttcgtgcttttaatatagtataaatatagatatagattaaggttaaaaggaaaaaaaaaactaaatgggATCAGTTAAAAATACTAGCAGAAAATTCATCTTTCATATCTTTATAATATCCAACGGGAAATTTCTATTTTTAGTTCCTTTAATTTATATATCATCAGATTGCACCGGGATCAAGCTGCTATTTAGCATCATATAATAAATACTAGCATAGTGGCGAAGCTAAAGGTAAGGACAATTGGTAGATCCAGAAATCATGGATATATACTTaactatttttatttgaaaattactATTGAGACTAGGTGCTCAAGTAATATATTTGTATGAATTACTAGTTTTTCTATATAAATAATGAGTGTTCAAACACCCATAACCCATAACATAAATCCGCTACTGGGTAAGGAAGGGATTTGAATTCATCTGAAATTATACTCAAGTGCAAgtaagataaaaacaaaaaaattgtttaaatatatatagtattataaCCTTGGGATAATGGACGACAACATTCGAAGATGAGATAGCTCTGCAATTTCAGCGCTGTCTCCACTGTTGTTCAAAGGACTACCCATGTACACAATGTAAGGCTGAAGGAAAAAGGAGAAGGATTTAATACTATATGCAGATAGAAAATATTGAAACAGagataacataaaataaacaatctTCTATGCTTAACTCCTTTCagttataaaataaatatgaaaaacacTAGTTAAGAAGTCTGCATGCTGGCAAAAAAGAAtataaaatccaaaaacaaagaaggaaaacTTGTTCAATATGAtttgagaaaagagaaaaaattcaTATATCACAATACCAGGATCAAAGTACATTCCAACTAGAATTAATATAAATATGTTTACAGATTCGCAATTTGTTCAAATAGTCGAAATCTCTTCTTCTAATTTTCCCAAATTAAAGAGAAACTTACCTTGGGAGTCTGATTTAATGCATAGCAAGAAGTGATCAGAAAGAGTGAGGAGATAATTGGAGAAAAATGAAAGAGAGAAGCCATAGCATAGAGTACTCATGCAAGTAAATTCCTTGTCAATAAGAAGAGGAACCATAGGCTTTTATAGCATATTTCTTTATTAATAACATtacttttatattatattttcacTGATTAATCTTGCATTATTAGCTTACTATTAgtgcaaaaaaagaagaaggaagagaagAGGCTCATACAAATGTTTTCTTGAAAACGGAAAAAGTTGGAGTACATGTCAAGCAAGCACTTTCGCTCTATGCATGCACAAGTGTTGGGTTATGTAACACACGTAGCCACTTTAAAGCCCGCTATTAAAAATATATTCACAATTTATAATGTATTGTAAAAGATTAGCCAATTCATCCAAATTTCAGGACTAAGTATCCTGAATTTGGAAATTCAGGACTTAGTGCCCTaaatttttgagctgctaatttgaaattcaggactaGCTGTCCTGAATTATTgaagtattaatttaaaattcaggacataaaATTCGAACTTCAGGACACAATTTTCGAACTTTAGGACACGATGTcgtgaagtttgaattttgagggtTAAACTATAGGACGTtgtgtcctgaagtttgagtgaaattgactaatctttaaatacattaatatattttaaacaacataCTTAAAAATGGCTATTTGGTGTCATTTCCACTCAAATGTTTGCAATATTAATATTCTTTGATCAGACACCTAAGTGACGCcttatttcacttttttttaatattgaatcCTTTGGTACTCGAAATATTATTGATAAACTGATTATTTAATCTTTATTTTGGAACTAAAGATTTAAAAGAACAATAACAGGCAATTAAGTTATAAGAGAAAATACACAACGTTGGCGCCATATAGATTTTAGGatgtgatttttgcatattttgccTTTCGAGAGTAATACATGTGACTGgctaattttgaaagaaaaaagggaagaaCAAAACACTTGAATTCCAATTAATTAATTCCTTGGAGAAAAAGAACGCTAAGAATCAATGAAATGATTCACTTTACAGCAGGAGTTTGGAAGAAGCTGAACATGCAAAGTGCTTATACCATGTTCATCTCTGCGCTTTACTCTTCTTGAATAGGAAAATGGTCAGACATTTTATTTTGCACAGAGCTAGAgaaccatataaatttcataaaccactatcttttagtagtaattagtcatctatagataccatttgctatattacggattttAGATACCTTTTTTGtaattataagatgtatttgatgtatttaagctattgtattcatgaatacaatagcaaaaataggcgtgaatcaaggaaatccagctaatcagttgttgtattcgagtgtattcatggagtgaaacatgggattacagctggacagattattgtatttgactgtattcatggcatgaaataggggattacactgtttttaaaaatggaaagtgaatcaattaacataatagactcctaatataactcaacaataacacacaaattttgtattttttagttataaaaaagattctcaaccgaaaaataccccaaaaacgtagcaatcttcagagaaattatataatacatctgaatacataaattatattaattaaaaaaacatatgaatacattcatggcatatagcgagacagtgaatacaatgaaatacatagaatacagcgggatacattgaaatacaatgagaaaaaaagacagtgaatacaatgaaatatatggaatataacgagatacattgaattacaatgggaaaaaagacaatgaatacaatggaatacatgaaaatacagcgtgatatgttgaaaatacattgaaatatattaacaggaAATCAAGTTGCTCGGCCCCAAAATcagtcgtctttgttcaagaacaaactcTAATTTCCGGCGAATCTGCCGTCGAGCAAAAACCCTGAATCTCAAAGTTCCTACGCCGCCGTCGATCAGAGGCTTCATCTCCTTTGGATTTGCCCCCGTGGCATTGGAGAGTCCAGTACCCGAAATCCCATAGAGTCCGGTAAGGTACCCGAAAGTTGATTTGTGGGGTCTGAATTTGAATGACGAGATTGAAAGTCCATTGACACTTAAAGACTTCAAACACACAAAACATGGATAAATAATCGAAACAGGTAAACTATTAAAATCGACACAGAATGAGCGGGATACATTCAGTACTCGAGTATTCGATGGAAGGAGGAAAGGGGAAATTTTAATGGGATAGAGAAAGAGAatgagatgtatcaaagtagaaagagaaagaaaatagtgtaactgaatagcgtatttagtggcttagggctaggaggtaaccaaaattaaatattttgctataaaccttaaaaggtatctatagaatataatttttttaaatgatatatatttaaaataaataaggtattaaCCTTTGCTATACGAGGTAAAAATTCCTATAATAAACAAGTCGCGAGTCAGACTAGCTAGCAAGGCGCACATTAAGATTCTGCAAATGGAGTGAGGTGTGACCAATCTAGAATGGAGATCAATATAATATTTAGATAttctgaaacaaataaaaaatcatACATGtaaaaatttaaatctcaaaaaaaaaagaatcagaaAATGAAATACCTTACTTTTAATTTCAGCACAAAAATTGGTCAAAATGATCCTCTGGAAAAgcaaaaccaaaaaaattaaattggATGAAAGGAATAGACAGTGTTACCTCTATGGACTACTACAATATCTCAGCAACCGGATAACTTTGTCAATGAAATTACCAGGAAGAAATAAGTATAGGATAAGATTATATCAAAAATATTACTACTAGAAAGAAATCATTTCTCATGTGTTGGAATATGCTGATTCCCTCTTCTACAATTCCTGGCTCACCAAAGTGCTCAATATC of the Nicotiana tabacum cultivar K326 chromosome 7, ASM71507v2, whole genome shotgun sequence genome contains:
- the LOC107772829 gene encoding uncharacterized protein LOC107772829, with amino-acid sequence MASLFHFSPIISSLFLITSCYALNQTPKPYIVYMGSPLNNSGDSAEIAELSHLRMLSSIIPSEESERISVRHSYHHAYRGFCALLTEDEATLLSGHEEVVSVFPDPVLQLHTTRSWNFLGLGSSYYSRSSSYRYNHGSSYDIIIGVIDTGIWPESPSFDDQHIGKVPSRWKGVCMEGFDFDKSNCNRKLIGARFYKIEDQESSFTKIPNITTKPSKPNGTPRDKVGHGTNTASIAAGAIVPNANYYGLANGTARGGLPSARIATYKACSEGNCQGSAILKAIDDAIKDGVDIISISIGRSFVFQTDFKDDPIAIGALHAAEKGVMVVCSGGNEGPDPYTVTNSAPWIFTVAASTIDRKFQSTIVLGNNVSLKGSGISYNPTGRSRSRTYPLAFGENIPFHPSLTSQARNCMPGSLDAKRVTGKIIVCMNDDWTISREIKKLVVQDAKAKGLILIDEAEKSSPFDSGNFPFTEVGKLAGAQILQYINSSQNPLATIFPANEIRRFKPAPVVADFSSRGPATLTENILKPDISAPGVGILSAMIPIVDEVSSNLLPEKKSSSLFGITSGTSMACPHVTGAMAFIKSIHPTWSFSMIKSAIMTTATISNNLRKHLTNTSAQACASRVIAVEASEKMAAVAAQIAKDNNILRTGSENEGSDPSNGVMEVVQGMVEELQSTQKVQPHSVDVLVSEWMGYCLLYESMLSSVLYARDQFLKPGGAVLPDMATMFVAGFGRGGTSIPFWENVYGFNMSCIGEEIVKDASRIPIVDVIDSCDIITNSTVLQNFDLVTMKLEEMDFTAKVELELKGKTLSIRSYLHSHNSNPATPRWSNPSVSFYGSGISYNPTGRSRSRTYPLAFGENIPFHPSLTSQARNCMPGSLDAKRVTGKIIVCMNDDWTISREIKKLVVQDAKAKGLILIDEAEKSSPFDSGNFPFTEVGKLAGAQILQYINSSQNPLATIFPANEIRSFKPAPVVADFSSRGPATLTENILKPDISAPGVGILSAMIPIVDEVSSNLLPEKKSSSLFGITSGTSMACPHVTGAMAFIKSIHPTWSFSMIKSAIMTTATISNNLRKHLTNTSGLYSNPHEIGAGELRPIKALDPGLVFETTMNDYYNFLCYYGYKENELRLVASKNYKNFGCPRNASTSKKELISNINYPSISIEKLKKNEGVVKVKRVATNVGSDRNSTYTCSTIAPPAGLVVRVSPRKIAFVKGIKKASFEVSFDGKKALKGYNFGIITWSDGSHKVQMVFAVNIE